In one Pseudomonas fitomaticsae genomic region, the following are encoded:
- a CDS encoding YfiR family protein, with amino-acid sequence MKVAVWATERVVGCKRALLAGVLCLLTGVAAAQTQTPVGMAEQRAKSVTQVVLGILSYARWPVEPAQLRLCIVGPTEYTDDLVKGTTQATGRSVILRRLLADNPAIVSECDAVYIGKLTTDERSRLFASLIGHPVLSISEGGDQCTVGSLFCLRVGDEQVSFEVNLDSVARSGVRIHPSVLQLSRRKPAVP; translated from the coding sequence ATGAAGGTGGCTGTCTGGGCGACAGAGCGCGTAGTTGGCTGCAAGCGGGCGTTGCTTGCCGGTGTGCTCTGTTTGCTCACGGGTGTGGCCGCTGCCCAGACTCAGACTCCGGTGGGCATGGCCGAACAGCGGGCCAAATCCGTCACTCAGGTTGTCCTCGGTATCCTCAGTTACGCGCGCTGGCCGGTAGAGCCGGCGCAGTTGCGTTTGTGCATCGTCGGCCCGACCGAATACACCGACGACCTGGTCAAGGGTACGACCCAGGCCACGGGGCGTTCGGTCATCTTGCGTCGACTGTTGGCCGACAATCCGGCCATCGTCAGCGAGTGCGACGCCGTCTACATCGGCAAACTCACGACCGACGAACGCAGCCGGCTGTTCGCGTCCCTTATCGGCCATCCGGTGCTGAGCATCAGCGAAGGCGGTGATCAATGCACGGTCGGCAGCCTGTTCTGCCTGCGGGTCGGCGATGAGCAAGTGTCGTTCGAGGTCAATCTCGACTCCGTCGCCCGCAGCGGCGTGCGTATTCATCCCAGCGTGCTGCAGTTGTCGCGTCGCAAACCGGCGGTGCCATGA